Proteins encoded in a region of the Saccharothrix ecbatanensis genome:
- a CDS encoding response regulator codes for MAALRALVVDDHPLFRYGLAAALAAAPDLEVVGEASGGGMAVSMAASLHPDVVVMDLNMPDLGGVEATRRIVAHDPSVRVLVLTMFDDDESVFAAMRAGALGYLLKAARPQQIVRAVRSVGEGEAIFSPAIAVRLLAFFGSAPPERVEAFPELTVRERDVLRLMADGRGNAAIARSLVLSPKTVRNHVSNILRKLHVADRAQAVSRAKQAGLGEAPGHIGTHRP; via the coding sequence ATGGCGGCGTTGCGGGCGCTGGTCGTGGACGACCACCCGCTCTTCCGGTACGGCCTGGCCGCCGCGTTGGCCGCCGCACCCGATCTCGAAGTCGTCGGTGAGGCGTCGGGCGGCGGGATGGCGGTGTCCATGGCCGCGTCACTTCACCCGGACGTGGTGGTGATGGACCTGAACATGCCGGACCTGGGCGGGGTGGAGGCGACGCGGCGGATCGTGGCGCACGACCCGTCGGTGCGGGTGCTGGTGCTGACCATGTTCGACGACGACGAGTCGGTGTTCGCGGCGATGCGCGCGGGCGCGTTGGGCTACCTGCTGAAAGCGGCACGGCCGCAGCAGATCGTGCGGGCGGTGCGGTCCGTCGGCGAGGGCGAGGCGATCTTCAGCCCGGCGATCGCGGTGCGGCTGCTGGCGTTCTTCGGCAGCGCGCCACCCGAACGGGTGGAGGCGTTCCCGGAGCTGACGGTGCGGGAACGGGACGTGCTGCGGCTGATGGCCGACGGCCGGGGCAACGCCGCGATCGCCCGGTCGCTGGTGCTCAGCCCGAAGACGGTGCGCAACCACGTGTCGAACATCCTGCGCAAGCTGCACGTGGCCGACCGCGCCCAGGCCGTGTCCCGGGCGAAGCAGGCCGGCTTGGGCGAGGCGCCGGGACACATCGGGACACACCGCCCGTAG
- a CDS encoding helix-turn-helix transcriptional regulator, which yields MNAEQVAVALHATDSITRAGVTAALRSRPEIRLVEPDEPAPVALVVLERLDGEAQQLLRRLQAPGSAGIVLVAGDIADPELLNVVSSGVSAVIRRSDATPDTLVRLVKATASGHGALPADLLGRLLDRVSRLQRNVLNPNGWSMAGMSDRETEVLRLIADGFETREIAEKLCYSQRTVKSILHDITNRFQLRNRAHAVAFALREGLI from the coding sequence ATGAACGCAGAGCAGGTCGCGGTAGCCCTGCACGCGACGGATTCCATCACCAGGGCCGGGGTCACCGCCGCGCTGCGGTCCCGGCCGGAGATCAGGCTGGTCGAGCCGGACGAGCCCGCGCCGGTGGCGCTGGTCGTGCTGGAGCGGCTGGACGGCGAGGCGCAGCAGCTGCTGCGCAGGCTCCAGGCGCCGGGCAGCGCGGGCATCGTGCTGGTCGCGGGCGACATCGCCGACCCCGAGCTGCTGAACGTGGTCAGCAGCGGGGTGTCCGCGGTGATCCGCCGGTCCGACGCGACGCCCGACACGTTGGTGCGCCTGGTGAAGGCCACCGCGTCGGGCCACGGCGCGCTCCCCGCGGACCTGCTCGGCCGGCTGCTGGACCGGGTGTCGCGGTTGCAGCGCAACGTGCTCAACCCCAACGGCTGGAGCATGGCCGGCATGTCCGACCGGGAGACCGAGGTGCTGCGGCTGATCGCGGACGGCTTCGAGACCCGCGAGATCGCCGAGAAGCTGTGCTACTCGCAGCGCACGGTCAAGTCGATCCTGCACGACATCACCAACCGGTTCCAGCTGCGCAACCGGGCGCACGCGGTGGCTTTCGCGCTCCGCGAAGGCCTGATCTGA
- a CDS encoding DUF11 domain-containing protein, with amino-acid sequence MRHLALAVLLLAGLVVAARPVATAQPPDPTAPYRIGVSRTGDIWSTDADGDDPRQHTNTRRPRETDPDYSPDGTLVAYTVDPGSDARTEVVIANADGSNPRRLSDREGERQPSWSPDGTMIAVTDDEGIKIVRVSDGAVLDSIPAPAHTEVEDSHPAWSPDGDTIAFARDTRRATTPRVTPFTVGASAQDSFTTTATVRTPTVLAKPEIMFLVDTTASMVTTIDALRTNLGKAMGRIADAEPEATFGLAAYEDFTDGVERRFRLVAPLGKAEAVQTALGLLDLGDGGDLEEDWFNALHEIARSTNADGSYKVFSKPGTSRIIVLAGDASSHECDPTWPNPTVSPTPTPTPTTDPGPAIRAQDEPEECGPYWQRSTVIEDLTSRDGDPAPRDIHVVGVPVITSEDESLDRQGQATEITLATDGALIDAGASPDDIVAAIEDGITRIPVTVRPIAACPANVSVTFQPESATVGGNTEVKFTETVRFVEPGPSSAALGDVRCTIRFEFDGKTPDQPYEQHLDITRRAGPTLVVESQATSSPNGDPVPVTFTTTATNAAGAALPVRCDATSGALFPVGLTTLTCSTTERGRTVTARTFITVYAPDPNSFRDIWLAELDGTELDGTSVRRQLDLTRRFTGGCGRDDSAPAWSPDGTRLVYEHADALCVAILAGGSATRIVSGNPSDPAWSPDGALIAFSRYDGDSPSLVWTVPPSGGDAGPLIALDEDDVTQPAFQRLPDLRLTGAAVPAEIVFGGTTTVRLKVTNVGLTAPRAANVAITVPAGLLVDGITTTVGTCTATTCTLGRLAPGGVADIQLTVTGTTAGRHVVRASLPDDVNPGDNRVDMPITVAEEVRPPANPGSLSMAVALAPLESYVGGDDLVLSYRVRNGAPEPMTDVRVVTALPPQLLPVKAVVGCSADGATCPIGTLAPGQEAEVRVTLPAKAAVAGTAGGSVIGVGPDSNAADNTAATGVLVRQPEITVAPGVGPTGFVPRATGKAFPPGATVKLAWTVGLSQTPGLVVVKADGTFDTQFLVFHNDRIGPRQLEGTTVIGPAFGPVRSKDFLVVRSALQPPDFVNR; translated from the coding sequence GTGCGACACCTGGCGCTCGCGGTCCTCCTGCTGGCCGGCCTGGTCGTGGCCGCCCGCCCGGTGGCGACCGCGCAACCACCCGATCCGACCGCGCCTTACCGGATCGGGGTCAGCCGGACCGGTGACATCTGGAGCACCGACGCGGACGGCGACGACCCGCGTCAGCACACGAACACCCGCCGGCCCCGGGAAACCGACCCGGACTACTCACCGGACGGCACGCTCGTCGCCTACACCGTCGACCCCGGCAGTGACGCGCGGACCGAGGTCGTGATCGCGAACGCCGACGGCTCGAACCCCCGCCGGCTGAGCGACCGGGAAGGCGAGCGCCAGCCTTCCTGGTCACCGGACGGCACGATGATCGCCGTCACCGACGACGAGGGCATCAAGATCGTGCGGGTTTCCGACGGGGCCGTGCTCGACTCGATCCCCGCCCCCGCGCACACGGAAGTGGAGGACAGCCACCCGGCGTGGTCACCGGACGGCGACACGATCGCCTTCGCCCGCGACACCCGCCGCGCCACCACCCCGCGCGTCACCCCGTTCACCGTCGGGGCGTCCGCTCAGGACTCGTTCACCACCACCGCGACCGTGCGCACGCCGACCGTCCTGGCGAAGCCCGAGATCATGTTCCTGGTCGACACCACCGCGTCGATGGTCACCACGATCGACGCCCTGCGCACCAACCTCGGCAAGGCGATGGGCCGGATCGCCGACGCCGAACCGGAGGCCACGTTCGGCCTGGCCGCCTACGAGGACTTCACCGACGGCGTCGAGCGCCGCTTCCGGCTCGTCGCGCCCCTGGGCAAGGCGGAGGCGGTGCAGACGGCACTGGGCCTGCTGGACCTCGGGGACGGCGGCGACCTGGAAGAGGACTGGTTCAACGCGCTGCACGAGATCGCCAGGAGCACGAACGCGGACGGCTCGTACAAGGTGTTCAGCAAGCCGGGCACGAGCCGGATCATCGTGCTCGCCGGTGACGCGAGCAGCCACGAGTGCGATCCCACCTGGCCCAACCCGACCGTCTCACCCACCCCCACACCGACGCCCACCACGGACCCGGGCCCCGCGATCCGCGCCCAGGACGAGCCGGAGGAGTGCGGCCCGTACTGGCAGCGCTCCACCGTCATCGAGGACCTCACCAGCCGCGACGGCGACCCCGCGCCCCGCGACATCCACGTGGTCGGCGTCCCGGTCATCACCTCGGAGGACGAGAGCCTGGACCGACAGGGTCAGGCCACCGAGATCACCCTGGCCACCGACGGCGCCCTGATCGACGCGGGCGCGTCACCGGACGACATCGTCGCGGCCATCGAGGACGGCATCACCCGGATCCCGGTCACGGTCCGCCCGATCGCGGCCTGCCCGGCCAACGTGTCCGTCACCTTCCAGCCCGAGTCGGCGACCGTGGGCGGCAACACCGAGGTCAAGTTCACCGAGACCGTGCGGTTCGTGGAGCCCGGACCGTCCAGTGCCGCCTTGGGCGACGTCCGCTGCACGATCCGGTTCGAGTTCGACGGCAAGACCCCCGACCAGCCCTACGAACAGCACCTCGACATCACCCGACGCGCCGGCCCCACCCTCGTGGTCGAGAGCCAGGCCACGTCCAGCCCGAACGGCGACCCCGTCCCGGTCACCTTCACCACCACCGCGACGAACGCCGCCGGCGCGGCACTCCCGGTGCGCTGCGACGCCACGTCCGGCGCGCTGTTCCCGGTCGGCCTGACCACCCTCACGTGCAGCACGACCGAACGGGGCCGCACGGTCACCGCACGCACTTTCATCACCGTCTACGCGCCTGACCCCAACTCTTTCCGGGACATCTGGCTCGCCGAGCTGGACGGCACGGAACTGGACGGCACGTCCGTCCGCCGCCAACTCGACCTGACCCGCCGGTTCACCGGCGGCTGCGGCCGTGACGACAGCGCGCCCGCGTGGTCGCCGGACGGCACCCGGCTCGTCTACGAGCACGCCGACGCGCTCTGCGTGGCGATCCTGGCCGGTGGCAGCGCGACGAGGATCGTGAGCGGCAACCCGTCCGACCCCGCGTGGTCGCCGGACGGCGCGCTCATCGCGTTCAGCCGGTACGACGGGGACAGCCCGAGTCTGGTGTGGACGGTCCCGCCCAGCGGTGGGGACGCCGGACCGCTGATCGCGCTCGACGAGGATGACGTGACCCAGCCCGCGTTCCAACGCCTGCCCGACCTGCGGCTTACCGGCGCCGCCGTGCCCGCCGAGATCGTGTTCGGCGGCACCACGACCGTCCGCCTCAAAGTGACGAACGTGGGCCTGACCGCGCCGCGCGCCGCCAACGTGGCGATCACCGTGCCCGCCGGGCTGCTCGTCGACGGGATCACCACCACCGTCGGCACCTGCACGGCGACGACGTGCACCCTCGGACGCCTGGCTCCCGGCGGCGTTGCCGACATCCAGCTCACCGTCACCGGCACGACGGCCGGGCGGCACGTGGTCCGCGCGTCGCTGCCCGACGACGTCAACCCGGGCGACAACCGGGTCGACATGCCGATCACCGTGGCCGAGGAGGTCCGACCACCGGCCAACCCCGGCTCGCTGTCGATGGCCGTGGCGCTCGCGCCGTTGGAGAGCTACGTCGGCGGTGACGACCTGGTGCTGTCCTACCGGGTTCGCAACGGCGCGCCCGAGCCGATGACCGACGTCCGCGTGGTGACCGCCCTGCCGCCGCAACTGCTCCCGGTGAAGGCCGTCGTGGGCTGCTCGGCCGACGGCGCGACCTGCCCGATCGGCACGCTCGCGCCCGGCCAGGAAGCCGAAGTGCGGGTCACGCTGCCCGCCAAGGCCGCAGTGGCCGGCACGGCGGGCGGCTCGGTGATCGGCGTCGGGCCGGACAGCAACGCGGCCGACAACACCGCCGCGACCGGCGTCCTGGTGCGGCAGCCGGAGATCACCGTGGCGCCCGGCGTCGGGCCGACGGGGTTCGTGCCGCGCGCCACCGGCAAGGCGTTCCCGCCCGGCGCGACGGTGAAGCTGGCGTGGACCGTCGGCCTCTCGCAGACGCCCGGCTTGGTCGTCGTGAAGGCCGACGGCACGTTCGACACGCAGTTCCTGGTGTTCCACAACGACCGCATCGGACCGCGGCAGCTGGAAGGCACAACGGTCATCGGCCCGGCGTTCGGCCCGGTGCGGTCCAAGGACTTCCTGGTCGTGCGCAGTGCCCTCCAACCACCCGATTTCGTGAACCGGTGA
- a CDS encoding NADase-type glycan-binding domain-containing protein yields MQPAPLQPGAMQPAPLQPGAMQPGDQKPTTGGRRPRLTERRAAQPGDLICGQCGEANPPSRKFCARCGSALVEAEVVAEKWWRRFLPKRKPPEAGTRPNRHRAGSARRGIGKALRWSFLVALLGAVGVYGLVPSFRSLVNGQATSIVKDVKGLFVVELTPVRPTGITANAESPDHPPLMAADNAKNTFWLAPVEPQQPALTLDFGREVDLREAIIRVGNPDDLQAAHRPKKLHLVYSTGKTFDLDIADTPDEQRVKIENSAGATNVEVHVVELHRSLRGNEVALAEIEFFAVR; encoded by the coding sequence ATGCAGCCCGCCCCACTGCAACCCGGCGCGATGCAGCCTGCCCCACTGCAACCCGGTGCGATGCAACCCGGCGACCAGAAGCCGACCACCGGCGGTCGCCGGCCGCGCTTGACCGAACGCCGCGCGGCCCAGCCCGGTGACCTGATCTGCGGCCAGTGCGGCGAAGCGAACCCGCCCTCCCGCAAGTTCTGCGCCCGCTGCGGCTCGGCGCTGGTCGAGGCCGAAGTGGTCGCGGAGAAGTGGTGGCGTCGCTTCCTGCCCAAGCGCAAGCCACCGGAGGCGGGCACCCGCCCCAACCGCCACCGCGCCGGCTCCGCCAGACGAGGCATCGGCAAGGCGCTCCGCTGGTCCTTCCTGGTCGCCCTGCTCGGCGCGGTCGGCGTCTACGGCCTGGTCCCGTCGTTCCGCAGCCTCGTCAACGGCCAGGCCACCTCCATCGTCAAGGACGTCAAGGGCCTCTTCGTCGTCGAGCTCACCCCCGTCCGCCCCACCGGCATCACGGCCAACGCCGAATCGCCCGACCACCCGCCGCTGATGGCCGCCGACAACGCGAAGAACACCTTCTGGCTCGCACCCGTCGAACCACAGCAACCGGCCCTCACGCTCGATTTCGGCCGTGAGGTGGACCTGCGCGAGGCCATCATCAGGGTTGGCAACCCCGACGACCTCCAAGCCGCGCACCGGCCCAAGAAGCTGCACCTCGTCTACTCGACCGGCAAGACGTTCGACCTGGACATCGCCGACACCCCGGACGAGCAGCGCGTCAAGATCGAGAACAGCGCGGGCGCGACCAACGTCGAGGTGCACGTGGTCGAGCTGCACAGGTCGTTGCGCGGCAACGAGGTCGCGCTCGCCGAGATCGAATTCTTCGCGGTGAGGTGA